A window of the Plasmodium vivax chromosome 12, whole genome shotgun sequence genome harbors these coding sequences:
- a CDS encoding hypothetical protein, conserved (encoded by transcript PVX_083500A) → MSRFQPVILCNKKKKIKECNDFLFDFKILSSGNEKGSVKSISICNKFIAIGCSNVVFLNSITGEKLDKKYQCKEDITKLKFRDEGMLGVGLENGAIELLGVFCFGRMKRLNGHKSAINDLVFNSNFKTLYSCSRDFSIKIWNVWEGTCERTLDYHIDSVTSLCLHTFDGSDGDPHLISSSYDGCVLVYNLNSNEQVNQIELDEPVECLNIFQNKYIVLAVKNVIKFYKVEDLQFVKNLIISPKTCFYLGNFKHYLVAASLDLSVYFVDPFYKDTQKIKVVSIANFLNAPKSVDFSNGVLALGEMNGKWLIEVYNEKGKQKKQKRKESDPLVDIPEMIYLFSNADINNYIKSFKYHDALMLMIKQHPEAMLSFLDYLSKHKVMIPACRTYSIEDTIKVLTFFRKRFVIDVLMFEFFFSFFHVNKWIATTSNAKVLDELNVLKKGFENTQNFMKYYHNLKDIADFLKN, encoded by the exons ATGTCGCGTTTCCAGCCAGTAATATTATgcaataagaaaaaaaagatcaagGAATGCAACGACTTCCTATTCgactttaaaattttgagctccggaaatgaaaagggaagcgTCAAGTCGATTAGCATTTGTAACAAGTTCATTGCGATTGGTTGCAGCAATGTG GTCTTCCTGAACAGCATAACGGGAGAGAAATTAGATAAGAAGTACCAATGCAAGGAGGATATTACCAAATTGAAATTCCGAGATGAGGGGATGCTGGGAGTTGGGTTAGAAAATGGGGCGATAGAACTTTTAGGAGTATTTTGCTTTGGAAGAATGAAAAGACTGAATGGACACAAATCAGCAATAAACGATTTAGTGTTTAACAgtaattttaaaacgttATATTCTTGCTCTCGAGATtttagcataaaaatatggaatGTATGGGAAGGGACCTGTGAGCGTACGTTAGATTACCACATTGACAGTGTAACGAGTCTTTGTTTGCATACGTTTGATGGGAGTGATGGAGATCCCCATTTGATTAGCAGCAGCTATGATGGCTGTGTGCTtgtgtataatttaaattcgAACGAACAAGTCAACCAGATAGAGTTGGACGAACCAGTTGAATGCTTAaacatatttcaaaataagtACATCGTTTTAGcggtgaaaaatgtaattaaattttacaaaGTGGAAGATCTtcagtttgtaaaaaatttgataattTCCCCAAAGACTTGTTTCTATTTGGGGAACTTTAAGCATTACCTTGTGGCTGCCAGTTTGGATTTGTCTGTGTATTTCGTGGACCCCTTCTACAAGGACACGCAG aaaataaaagtcGTCAGCAttgctaattttttgaatGCCCCTAAATCGGTTGACTTTTCGAATGGAGTACTGGCCCTGGGAGAAAT GAATGGCAAATGGCTCATCGAGGTGTACAacgagaaggggaagcagaaaaaacagaagcgCAAGGAGAGCGACCCCCTGGTGGACATTCCG GAAATGATTTATTTGTTCTCCAACGCTGATATAAACAACTATATAAAATCGTTCAAATATCATGATGCCCTGATGCTGATGATAAAGCAACA CCCCGAAGCAATGTTGTCCTTTCTGGACTACTTGTCCAAGCACAAAGTTATGATCCCCGCATGTAGAACATACTCCATCGAGGATACCATCAAAGTGTTAACCTTTTTCAGAAAAAGATTCGTAATCGACGTTTTAATGTTtgagtttttcttttcctttttcc ACGTAAATAAGTGGATTGCCACTACGAGTAATGCCAAGGTGTTGGACGAGCTGAACGTTTTGAAAAAG
- a CDS encoding ABC transporter, putative (encoded by transcript PVX_083495A) yields MQSYKCFRKNARLPQHFFRQHVSTLSQKKHLINCEDEKRTRKIEERLYATLVASHHSNHNCQKKAQNEPITSPLKRITSSYFLRKIKKIKKAQNSTGTESDKESTPFVHGGREAPHEEYEKLKIKELEKILHNLEKINESKSGKININIKILVYVFKNFICKNKELKIKIFFSFIFLLCSKISIIYTPILLSSFIENVNLEKSLNPQLGGPLLSSNSSVPILLAYVLSRVLSSSLNELRNSVFNTISQRISTYVSKLFFYKIHNLNLSYILSKKNGELSFIFNRGCKSITNLLNVLVFQIIPIIIEFVLYLYILTYKIHYSVSLVTCLNMLLYIVFTTLVTKRRTIIRKFMNKSEQNTFNIFLDSIQNVEQVKYYTNEMHELKKFIKEQKKYEREAINVQKSLSFLNFGQQIILNFNLFLCLYLTYINIAKDVFPFSYLILVNTLLFQLAMPLNMFGTIYRETKLSLVDIECMIKILVKKIQSLDYSSKVEIQTGNIKFENVSFRYPLMEEKSETELRTNGGANQDGVPPRGIAKLFRFLKTMKEKLFCPPKWLHSGETPIPPMSDKIKNNLKSALKENVQKGSPTSTASQPKGEANQKENNYIFQNFTCNIENGEKVAIIGKSGLGKSTLIKLLLKFYEINSGNIYIDNKNIENINLYTLRKSISVVPQDTILFNNTISYNIKYGNFQCTDKQMIDACVQSELHEKILQMDKQYDTLVGERGTKLSIGEKQRICIARCFLKNSKIIVLDEHASNLDNENKKCIEKALHKLCLGKTTFVITHVMENLQTMDKIIFFSGNNIFVGSHGELMVGNSSYREFFNSKNNQPL; encoded by the exons ATGCAAAGCTACAAGTGCTTCAGGAAAAATGCACGCCTACCACAACACTTTTTTCGTCAACATGTTTCAACTTtaagccaaaaaaaacacctcaTCAACTGCGAAGACGAAAAAAGAACCCGAAAAATAGAAGAGCGCCTTTACGCTACCTTGGTAGCTAGCCACCACTCCAATCACAACTGTCAGAAGAAAGCGCAAAATGAACCCATCACGAGCCCCCTAAAAAGAATAACCTCTTCgtattttttacgtaaaataaaaaaaataaagaaagcTCAGAACTCCACGGGAACTGAATCGGATAAGGAGAGCACCCCCTTCGTCCATGG cggcAGGGAGGCCCCCCACGAAGAATACGAAAAgctgaaaataaaagagcTGGAAAAAATCCTGCACAACCTGGAAAAGATAAACGAAAgcaaaagcggcaaaataaacattaacataaaaatctTAGtgtacgtttttaaaaattttatatgcaaaaataaggagctgaaaataaaaatttttttctccttcatttttctgcTATGTTCGAAGATATCCATTATATACACGCCAATTTTGCTGTCCTCCTTCATTGAGAATGTCAATTTGGAAAAGAGTTTGAATCCCCAATTGGGTGGACCCCTATTGTCGAGCAACTCAAGTGTACCGATTCTTCTGGCGTATGTCCTTTCACGTGTCCTATCATCCAGCCTGAACGAATTGCGAAACAGCGTCTTCAACACGATCAGCCAGAGAATCTCCACCTATGTgagtaaattatttttttataaaattcataaCTTAAACCTGAGTTATATactctccaaaaaaaacggagagctgtccttcatttttaacaggGGGTGTAAAAGCATCACCAATCTGCTCAACGTGCTGGTCTTCCAAATTATCCCCATCATTATCGAATTCGTTTTATACCTCTACATTTTGACGTACAAAATACACTACAGTGTTTCCCTCGTTACCTGCTTGAATATGCTTCTCTACATCGTCTTCACCACCCTGGTCACCAAAAGGAGAACCATCATCAGGAAAtttatgaacaagtcagaaCAAAACAcgtttaacatttttttagatTCCATCCAAAATGTAGAACAAGTAAAATACTACACAAACGAAATGCACGAATTGAAGAAATTCATAAAGGAGCAAAAGAAATATGAAAGGGAAGCCATCAATGTACAGAAATCTTTATCCTTCTTAAATTTTGGCCAACAGATTATCCTCAATTTTAATCTTTTCCTCTGCCTTTACCTAACGTATATTAACATCGCCAAGgatgttttccccttcagctACCTCATCCTGGTGAATACTCTCCTATTCCAGCTAGCTATGCCCCTGAACATGTTTGGCACCATCTACCGAGAAACCAAACTGAGCCTTGTAGACATAGAGTGCATGATCAAAATTCTTGTCAAAAAAATTCAGTCGCTAGACTATTCCAGCAAGGTGGAAATACAAACGGGGAAtatcaaatttgaaaacgTCTCCTTTAGGTACCCCCTCATGGAGGAGAAAAGCGAGACGGAGCTTcgaacaaatgggggagcCAATCAAGATGGAGTGCCTCCAAGAGGAATAGCCAAACTGTTCCGCTTCCTCAAAACGATGAAAGAGAAGCTTTTCtgccccccaaaatggcTCCACTCAGGGGAGACGCCTATTCCCCCCATGAGCgacaaaataaagaacaacTTAAAGAGCGCCCTTAAGGAGAACGTCCAAAAGGGATCCCCCACCTCCACAGCCAGTCAACCCAAGGGAGAGGCAaatcaaaaggaaaataactaCATCTTCCAAAACTTCACCTGTAATATTGAAAACGGAGAAAAGGTAGCCATCATAGGGAAAAGCGGCCTGGGAAAAAGCACACTCATAAAATTGCTCCTCaaattttacgaaataaACAGTGGCAACATTTACattgataataaaaatattgaaaacaTCAATTTGTACACTTTGCGAAAGAGCATAAGTGTAGTCCCGCAAGACACCATCCTTTTCAACAACACCATTTCGTATAATATAAAGTATGGGAATTTCCAATGTACAGATAAACAAATGATTGATGCTTGCGTCCAGTCAGAAttgcatgaaaaaattttgcaaatggaTAAACAGTATGATACTCTTGTTGGGGAAAGAGGTACCAAATTATCCattggggaaaaacaaagaatTTGCATAGCTagatgttttttaaaaaattcaaaaattattgtCCTTGATGAACATGCAAGCAATTtggataatgaaaataaaaaatgcatagaGAAAGCGCTACATAAATTATGCCTCGGAAAAACAACCTTTGTCATTACACACGTCATGGAAAATCTGCAAACGAtggataaaattattttcttcagtGGAAATAACATTTTCGTTGGCAGCCACGGCGAGTTGATGGTTGGAAATTCCTCCTACCGGGAGTTCTTCAACTCGAAGAATAATCAGCCGCTGTGA
- a CDS encoding hypothetical protein, conserved (encoded by transcript PVX_083490A) has translation MRIYINRAEWKLNKHHRCHSYFLKNNYFENVFFVNSHIKGFSKNDEKEAVKMERNRKRGVFYFPPKSGALGRRGVYRWVRKKRGHSSTRCFFKSNGGVAPFSRNGDSGCGRVSGDARLNSLARSNWSRWSKLFSSDFEKAFKENFDESSRLKKSELVSILACICTNIVIEFLKIKEEKKTEDFDYPFDYSLMNILKLVNFEYDVNEELQKKRKKQKREFNRRKFKGGGNEPNEPHLGGPPIGGAYEETEEDVNINIDNKNTKEENDKLDEYIKMMEFNTMEIKHIEPYIDLFFGKKTFQKVFLKNGIDIHKIYDKLSEALFDKCQEKANVMELQRFVEHEERNIHKKKRVHVRNGSMSFDEYMEGLGSLEESKGVSEVERILYDGEVPPKVAAKKRKKKNRKGGTIINGLSGSERRDGDHLGVDLGGGPGTDGGSGESGDSGGDSGGDSGGDSGGDSGGDSGGDSGESGGDSSGDPGVEHSAGSTNSGSQNDGGDGHEGGQDNFSGGGNKEEGRSANRGGVEFLNGISYALVRREDETEANDNAAVEAKGDLSVEANDNAAGEANGNIVLIKFVYDNKYACEFRTDLGVIAYEGVGTKSPEDIKEGVKKMYRGVSVGGGLSDLHLIRGGPFKRILEDLNFEELYEMPYKKRFARKQSIVRQMNASVVVQKGVSDMDAYPLLYGYLKVWEEDLHCYELKRVEVRHMWGERKRGENMPSGEMRWNFFRNYGEGGGHTNDQPNDLPDDHPDDVLIDSDRYRQIVRAKDGKANGTLCDLLGGDFPNSDYISFKAKLFVNNRKEINCYEELITKLTCGHSNLSVAILSRLKEIREDLSFVSGEAFLEKYTFDEEDEFFNFNRIVHRCVVEGRYHSMFRGGGGGLKGGERSFKLFCHGGGFAGGSRGGRNVFVPLVRRRITYLPPPVERALSLPIHAKVSAEESRKKKQQKRRKKKKQLIDDANLVSSEKQEDDPFSDEMDEDLLRFEKIDKIMELRGEGDHRRGSGLGGGTTDLLNDEVTSQAVEHMRRQPNRSHEKSKNYLEKMLERQKRVNDFLSLEKAEESVKKNLSVVNYEEAFKQLRGKSRGKQQAVGEGGKLAEEGKLTEDNQVEATLLSDADDEEIERQIRGILQGKNLNDGSYRLDRFEERGGVDTQEPSGKRDQKDDEEKKKEEKKKIEEFFKNMRVEVKLSRDSCVGCGIAFQSADQKKFGFLKSQVYERVVSRNEGFDRREILRDIYEGGVEAQWGKKDGEMTVQEGERPIGQCGSYAKEHNRKQELLSEVHKLRGEAISKVVHLGRGGYPEGEITSIIQKQANEPTGAETTEEKFYLCERCFNLKYKNDIQENMIINYTNKNEISAEDFEKYVINIFKKRCFIIYIVDILDLYIYSNLKKLFSLYKMHSDRGKSEGFFFCVNKVDLLPDYKEFTVKNYVYNFLRSNKINVLFRNIFLVSAKTGYNVKKLIYTAYVRSRAVRKRGKRRGEGGGNRGGAKSGQAIDGEVEGDDDDEEEVDGDGDDDEVVEGGDDYDGDEVDDDDGEASREMGDLGELAPPGDAPTKKKKFFLKNVNIYIVGNANSGKSSLINYLLKNVKKKDNRNFQISNSIIPGTTLKNIQIKLSKHITINDTPGIISGQSLLSCLNFDEMKYVVCTKLKKKVPAIYVNKNDYIFIGGLMYIHILNIKKHYAIMSFFMSERIPIIKRKNFSKDAGNFLREKISSGFLYPPFSVERFDQLGTFKDCYFNITNPCVDRDSGSYDVHVQGLGCITFYAFESIEFHLHTLKNVDVVSRTSLMPYHKRYGKLNISKGKT, from the exons ATGAGAATTTACATCAACAGAGCAGAATGGAAATTGAATAAACACCACAGG TGtcattcatattttttaaaaaataattattttgaaaatgtgtTCTTCGTGAATTCGCACATAAAAGGTTTTAGCAAGAATGACGAGAAAGAGGCGGTGAAAATGGAGCGCAACAGAAAAAGGggtgtgttttattttcccccgaAAAGTGGTGCCCTGGGCAGGAGGGGCGTGTACAGGTGGGTtaggaagaaaagggggcatTCTTCTACAAGGTGTTTTTTTAAGTCTAATGGGGGGGTGGCCCCTTTTTCACGGAATGGAGATAGTGGCTGCGGAAGGGTCAGCGGTGACGCCCGTCTGAACAGCCTCGCTCGAAGTAACTGGTCGCGCTGGAGCAAACTCTTCTCGAGCGACTTTGAAAAGgcttttaaagaaaatttcgaCGAAAGCAGCCGGCTGAAGAAGAGCGAGCTGGTGTCCATCTTAGCCTGCATCTGCACAAACATCGTTAttgagtttttaaaaataaaagaggagaaaaagacgGAAGATTTTGACTACCCCTTTGACTATAGCCTTATGAACATCCTAAAGCTGGTAAACTTTGAATATGACGTGAATGAGGAGCttcagaagaagaggaagaagcagaagagggAGTTTAACAGGAGGAAGttcaaggggggggggaatgaGCCAAACGAACCCCATTTAGGAGGACCCCCAATCGGCGGAGCATACGAAGAGACGGAGGAAGACGTGAACATAAATATAGACAATAAAAACacgaaggaggaaaatgaCAAATTAGACGAGTACATTAAAATGATGGAATTTAACACAATGGAAATTAAACACATTGAGCCTTACATCGACCTtttctttggaaaaaaaacatttcaaaAAGTTTTTCTAAAGAACGGGATAGACATACACAAAATCTACGATAAGCTTAGTGAGGCCCTGTTTGATAAGTGCCAAGAAAAAGCCAACGTGATGGAGCTGCAGAGGTTTGTCGAACACGAGGAGAGAAATATACACAAGAAGAAAAGAGTTCATGTGAGGAATGGTTCCATGTCATTTGACGAGTATATGGAAGGTCTGGGCAGCTTGGAGGAGAGCAAGGGGGTCAGTGAGGTGGAGAGGATTCTCTACGACGGGGAGGTGCCCCCGAAGGTGGCagcgaagaagaggaaaaaaaaaaacaggaaaggTGGCACTATTATCAACGGGCTGAGCGGCAGTGAACGAAGGGATGGCGATCATTTGGGGGTTGATCTGGGCGGCGGACCGGGCACGGACGGGGGTAGCGGTGAAAGCGGTGATAGCGGTGGTGATAGCGGTGGTGATAGCGGTGGTGATAGCGGTGGTGATAGCGGTGGTGACAGCGGTGGTGACAGCGGTGAAAGCGGCGGGGACAGCAGCGGGGACCCTGGAGTTGAACATTCCGCTGGAAGTACAAACAGCGGCAGCCAAAATGATGGGGGGGACGGACACGAAGGGGGGCAAGACAACTTCTCGGGGGGAGGGAACAAGGAGGAGGGGAGGAGCGCGAACAGGGGTGGCGTGGAATTCCTGAATGGAATTTCGTACGCGCTAGTAAGGAGGGAGGATGAGACGGAGGCAAATGACAACGCAGCGGTAGAAGCAAAGGGTGACTTGTCGGTTGAGGCAAACGACAACGCAGCGGGGGAGGCAAATGGCAACATCGTCCTGATCAAATTCGTGTACGATAATAAATACGCGTGCGAGTTTAGGACGGACTTGGGTGTGATAGCCTACGAGGGGGTAGGGACGAAATCGCCAGAAGATATAAAAGaaggcgtaaaaaaaatgtaccgtGGAGTGAGCGTTGGGGGGGGGTTATCCGATTTGCATTTGATTAGAGGAGGCCCCTTCAAGCGGATTTTGGAAGACCTAAATTTTGAGGAACTCTATGAGATGCCTTATAAGAAGCGATTTGCACGAAAGCAAAGCATCGTTAGGCAGATGAATGCCTCAGTTGTGGTGCAGAAGGGGGTAAGCGACATGGATGCGTACCCTCTGCTCTATGGCTACCTGAAGGTGTGGGAAGAGGACCTACACTGCTACGAATTGAAGAGGGTCGAAGTGAGGCACAtgtggggggaaaggaaaaggggggagaataTGCCAAGTGGAGAAATGAGGTGGAACTTTTTTCGCAACTACGGTGAGGGGGGTGGCCATACGAATGATCAGCCGAATGACCTTCCAGATGACCATCCAGATGACGTACTAATCGACAGCGACCGGTACAGACAAATCGTGCGCGCGAAGGATGGCAAGGCGAATGGAACCCTTTGCGACCTTCTGGGAGGAGACTTCCCAAACAGCGACTACATTTCGTTTAAGGCCAAACTGTTCGTCAACAATAGGAAAGAAATCAACTGCTATGAGGAGCTAATTACAAAACTGACGTGCGGCCATTCGAATTTAAGTGTTGCCATCCTGAGTCGCTTGAAGGAGATAAGGGAAGATCTCTCCTTTGTATCGGGGGAGgcctttttagaaaaatacaCTTTTGACGAGGAGGACGAGTTCTTCAACTTCAACAGAATTGTGCACAGGTGTGTGGTCGAGGGGAGGTACCACTCGATGTTTCGAGGAGGAGGTGGTGGACTcaaaggaggggaaaggaGTTTTAAGCTGTTTTGCCATGGTGGTGGCTTTGCAGGTGgtagcaggggggggaggaacgTTTTCGTACCACTAGTAAGAAGAAGGATCACCTATTTGCCACCCCCTGTAGAGAGAGCCCTTTCCCTTCCCATTCATGCAAAGGTAAGTGCCGAAGAAagtcggaaaaaaaagcaacaaaagaggaggaaaaaaaaaaaacaactcaTCGATGATGCCAATTTGGTGAGCAGTGAGAAGCAAGAGGATGACCCGTTTAGCGACGAAATGGACGAAGATTTGCTGCGCTTTGAGAAAATAGACAAGATTATGGAGTTACGTGGGGAGGGCGACCATAGGAGGGGCAGCGGCTTGGGAGGTGGCACGACCGACCTGCTCAATGACGAAGTGACTAGCCAAGCGGTAGAACATATGAGACGCCAACCGAATAGGAGCCatgagaaaagcaaaaactatttggaaaaaatgctcGAAAGGCAGAAGAGGGTAAACGATTTTTTAAGTTTAGAAAAAGCTGAAGaaagtgtaaaaaagaatttgagCGTGGTAAACTATGAAGAAGCCTTTAAGCAGTTGAGGGGGAAGTCCAGGGGGAAACAGCAGGCAGTcggggaggggggcaaaCTAGCGGAGGAGGGCAAATTAACGGAGGATAACCAAGTAGAAGCGACCTTGCTGAGCGACGCAGATGATGAAGAAATCGAAAGGCAAATTAGAGGAATACTACAAGGGAAAAACTTAAATGATGGGTCTTATCGGTTAGACCGCTTTGAGGAGAGGGGCGGGGTGGACACACAAGAGCCCAGCGGAAAGAGAGACCAGAAAGACGacgaggaaaagaagaaggaggagaagaaaaagatcGAGGAGTTTTTCAAAAACATGAGAGTCGAAGTGAAGTTGAGCAGGGACTCCTGCGTGGGGTGCGGAATAGCCTTTCAGTCGGCTGACCAGAAGAAGTTTGGCTTTTTGAAAAGCCAGGTGTACGAGAGGGTGGTCAGCAGGAACGAGGGCTTTGACAGGAGGGAGATACTGCGCGATATTTACGAggggggggtggaagcgcagtgggggaagaaggatGGAGAGATGACTGTCCAAGAGGGGGAGAGGCCGATCGGTCAGTGCGGCAGCTACGCAAAGGAGCATAACCGCAAGCAGGAGCTGCTGAGCGAGGTTCACAAactgaggggggaagccatCAGTAAGGTTGTTCATCTGGGGAGGGGCGGTTACCCCGAGGGTGAAATCACCTCCATCATACAAAAGCAGGCAAACGAACCAACCGGCGCAGAAACGACTGAAGAGAAGTTCTACCTATGTGAGCGATGCTTCAATTTGAAGTACAAAAATGACATACAGGAAAACatgataataaattatacgaataaaaacgaaattagTGCCGAAGATTTTGAAAAGTacgtaataaatattttcaagaaaagatgttttataatttacatcGTAGACATTTTggatttatacatttattccaatttgaagaaattattttctttatataagaTGCATTCTGATAGGGGCAAAAGtgagggtttttttttttgcgtaaataAGGTGGACCTTTTGCCTGACTATAAAGAATTTACTGTGAAAAATTacgtgtataattttttgcggAGCAACAAGATAAATGTGTTGTTTCGGAACATCTTCTTGGTGAGCGCGAAGACGGGTTACAATGTGAAGAAGCTGATTTACACGGCCTACGTGCGGAGCAGGGCCGTGCgcaagagggggaagcggcgcggCGAGGGGGGCGGCAATCGGGGCGGCGCGAAGAGTGGGCAGGCCATCGATGGCGAAGTGGAGGgtgacgacgatgatgaagaagaagtggaTGGTGATGGTGACGACGATGAGGTGGTGGAGGGTGGCGATGACTATGACGGTGACGAAGTGGATGATGACGATGGCGAGGCTAGCCGCGAGATGGGCGATCTGGGCGAGCtggcccccccgggggacgCGCCGaccaagaagaagaaattcTTCCTGAAAAACGTGAACATTTACATCGTGGGAAACGCCAACAGCGGGAAGTCGTCCCTCATCAATTACCTACTGAAGaacgtcaaaaaaaaagacaaccGAAACTTCCAAATTAGCAACAGCATCATTCCAGGAACGACTctgaaaaatatacaaataaagtTAAGCAAGCATATAACCATTAATGACACCCCCGGGATTATTTCCGGCCAGTCGCTTCTCTCTTGCCTCAACTTTGACGAAATGAAATACGTGGTATGCAccaagttgaaaaaaaaagtgccagCCATATAcgtaaacaaaaatgattacATTTTCATCGGGGGGCTTATGTACattcacattttaaatattaagaaGCATTACGCTAttatgtctttttttatgtccgAAAGGATTCCAATcataaagaggaaaaactttTCCAAAGACGCAGGGAACTTTTTAAGGGAGAAGATAAGCAGCGGGTTTCTTTACCCCCCCTTCTCAGTCGAACGATTTGACCAACTTGGCACCTTTAAAGATTgctattttaatattacaaaTCCGTGCGTCGATCGGGACAGCGGCAGCTACGACGTTCATGTGCAGGGGCTGGGGTGCATCACTTTTTACGCATTTGAGAGCATCGAGTTTCATTTGCACACGCTGAAAAATGTGGACGTCGTTTCGAGGACTTCGCTCATGCCGTATCATAAGAGGTACGGCAAGCTGAACATCTCCAAGGGGAAAACGTAG